The Salinibaculum sp. SYNS191 genome has a window encoding:
- a CDS encoding universal stress protein gives MHILLGIGDADDGLRALERVVSRAQTAGDDLTVAVYGDGATPVDELVARVHDRLDDLDFDAAVEEVDGDPGGKIVELAEREAVDRIALPGGERSPLGKIRLDRVTEFVLLNASISVTLIR, from the coding sequence ATGCACATCCTACTCGGTATCGGGGACGCCGACGACGGGCTGCGTGCGCTGGAGCGAGTCGTCTCCCGCGCGCAGACCGCCGGCGACGACCTCACCGTGGCCGTCTACGGCGACGGGGCCACGCCGGTCGACGAACTCGTCGCGCGCGTCCACGACCGGCTGGACGACCTCGACTTCGACGCGGCCGTCGAGGAAGTCGACGGCGACCCCGGTGGCAAAATCGTCGAACTCGCCGAACGCGAGGCCGTCGACCGAATCGCCCTGCCCGGTGGCGAGCGGAGTCCACTTGGCAAAATCCGTCTCGACCGCGTGACCGAATTCGTCCTGCTGAACGCATCCATCTCGGTGACCTTGATACGATGA
- a CDS encoding Hvo_1808 family surface protein: MRRLLLLAALVVLAGCATPFAASDDNSTAAGTPTPVTHDERPDPDSDRLGWENGLWHDDPVAVDPADGLNESERAQVINRAMARVEVVRNLEFDREVNVSVISRDEFDAGSAGGGGETGEALRRFDNAKFEALHLIGKETDSIAEQDDTRNRTIGGFYSPARGNIVIVSESDSPQFDGERTLAHELVHALQDQEFDLSRDRPTSRDAYNGRNGLVEGDAGAVEDAYLDRCGDTWSCLPRENTSTGAGGNASAAPFNLGVYILEFFPYSDGPGFVRALADGDDWSAVNDAFENPPSSAVEVIYPDRYGSFEPRDVQLRDRNSGGWERVRPESRPDHGVLGQSGLTAMFAYTLYDDYEPRGVVAPQEFLNLNANGTVDRSDPFDYALPAVDGWTGDRFHAYARGDERAYVWRLTWESSAEASEFAESYRRLVGHWGGEAVGDGVWRVADDSPFAGAVDVTVDGDTVTIVGAPSRSALGDVYRGAG, translated from the coding sequence ATGCGGCGACTCCTCCTGCTTGCGGCGCTCGTCGTCCTGGCCGGGTGTGCGACGCCCTTCGCGGCCAGCGACGACAACTCGACGGCCGCCGGCACGCCAACGCCAGTGACGCACGACGAACGACCGGACCCCGACAGCGACCGGCTGGGCTGGGAGAACGGCCTCTGGCACGACGACCCGGTCGCCGTCGACCCCGCCGACGGGCTGAACGAAAGCGAGCGCGCCCAGGTCATCAACCGGGCGATGGCCCGCGTCGAGGTGGTCCGCAATCTGGAGTTCGACCGCGAGGTCAACGTCAGCGTCATCAGCCGCGACGAGTTCGACGCCGGTTCTGCCGGTGGCGGGGGCGAGACCGGCGAGGCACTGCGCCGGTTCGACAACGCGAAGTTCGAGGCGCTGCACCTCATCGGGAAGGAAACCGACTCCATCGCCGAGCAGGACGACACGCGCAACCGGACCATCGGCGGGTTCTACAGCCCCGCCCGCGGGAACATCGTCATCGTCTCCGAGTCCGACAGCCCGCAGTTCGACGGGGAGCGAACGCTGGCCCACGAACTCGTCCACGCGCTGCAGGACCAGGAGTTCGACCTCTCGCGTGACCGCCCGACCAGCCGCGACGCGTACAACGGCCGCAACGGCCTCGTCGAGGGCGACGCCGGCGCCGTCGAGGACGCCTACCTCGACCGCTGTGGCGACACCTGGTCGTGTCTGCCCCGGGAGAACACTAGCACCGGGGCCGGCGGCAACGCCAGCGCCGCCCCGTTCAACCTCGGCGTGTACATCCTGGAATTTTTCCCGTACAGCGACGGTCCCGGATTCGTCCGGGCCCTGGCCGACGGCGACGACTGGTCCGCGGTCAACGACGCCTTCGAGAACCCGCCGAGCAGCGCCGTCGAGGTCATCTACCCCGACCGCTACGGCTCCTTCGAGCCCCGGGACGTGCAACTGCGCGACCGGAACAGCGGCGGCTGGGAGCGCGTCCGGCCGGAGAGCCGCCCCGACCACGGCGTCCTCGGGCAGTCGGGCCTGACCGCCATGTTCGCGTACACGCTGTACGACGACTACGAACCGCGGGGCGTCGTCGCGCCACAGGAGTTCCTGAACCTGAACGCGAACGGGACGGTCGACCGCTCGGACCCGTTCGACTACGCGCTGCCGGCGGTGGACGGCTGGACCGGCGACCGGTTCCACGCCTACGCGCGCGGCGACGAGCGCGCCTACGTCTGGCGGCTGACCTGGGAGTCCTCGGCGGAGGCCAGCGAGTTCGCCGAGAGCTACCGGCGCCTCGTCGGCCACTGGGGTGGCGAGGCGGTCGGTGACGGCGTCTGGCGGGTCGCCGACGACAGCCCCTTCGCCGGCGCAGTCGACGTCACGGTCGACGGCGACACGGTGACCATCGTGGGCGCGCCGAGCCGGAGCGCGCTGGGCGACGTGTACCGGGGGGCGGGATGA
- a CDS encoding DUF5806 family protein, whose amino-acid sequence MTDGTDEHADGESDGDADTGMGDGDAGTTGAQDANEDATAVDQAPTPDVPEDVQTYDRFTKIDGSTYDRANEFLRERTYITAREWAIARLCADFRTETGVEMTKIGEHLPELVPFMTDTYTPQAVNQARAAFEEKVRKSGATFLYGAMSDFFTAEELDDVMYEATEVAKFLLEVEGVDLSVEEELAAEDRISEVMREVREHSAALRHDEVTCPECGHHFEATED is encoded by the coding sequence ATGACAGACGGCACGGACGAGCACGCCGACGGTGAGAGCGACGGCGACGCCGACACCGGGATGGGTGACGGGGACGCGGGGACGACCGGAGCACAGGACGCGAACGAGGACGCGACAGCGGTCGACCAGGCTCCCACACCGGACGTCCCCGAAGACGTCCAGACGTACGACCGCTTCACGAAAATCGACGGCAGCACCTACGACCGGGCAAACGAGTTCCTGCGCGAGCGGACCTACATCACCGCCCGGGAGTGGGCAATCGCGCGCCTCTGTGCGGACTTCCGGACCGAGACCGGCGTCGAGATGACGAAAATCGGCGAGCACCTGCCCGAACTGGTGCCCTTCATGACCGACACGTACACGCCCCAGGCGGTCAACCAGGCCCGCGCCGCCTTCGAGGAGAAGGTGCGAAAGTCGGGTGCGACCTTCCTCTACGGGGCGATGAGCGACTTCTTCACCGCCGAGGAACTGGACGACGTCATGTACGAGGCCACCGAGGTGGCGAAGTTCCTGCTGGAGGTCGAGGGCGTCGACCTCTCCGTCGAGGAGGAACTGGCCGCAGAGGACCGCATCTCCGAGGTCATGCGCGAGGTCCGCGAACACTCCGCGGCGCTGCGCCACGACGAAGTGACCTGTCCGGAGTGTGGCCATCACTTCGAGGCGACCGAGGACTGA
- a CDS encoding Hvo_1808 family surface protein → MKRVALLTLLVVLAGCAAIGSTGDSGSAATPAGDLGVEAGYSYDDPVSVTVDDGLNASERDAVVARAMARIERMRGLEFTESVNVTVISRAEYREDQPFGTNATHSQWNNQVWEGLFIVGEDRDISDVFNETYGGAVLGYYEPGSGDIVVVSDSETPTVDRDTLVHELVHALQDQRFGLDESPDTQDRQLARNGVVEGEASIIEDRYRANCGESWDCIESVPTSVAGGGVDRGLLDVVLYPYVVGPTFVETVQNDSGWEAIDSLHEDYPASTEQVTRPSLFPGEKPVNVSVADRSNPEWDRFDHDPVADTVGQASLYVMFADNGVIASGSGRYQHPATDGWAGDALVPYRNGDQYGYVWELAWDTPEDAREFGEAYRELLGRFDATRDGDVYTVPDSSTFGDAFRVTRDGTRVRIVNAPTVDALSAIDG, encoded by the coding sequence ATGAAGCGAGTCGCACTCCTGACCCTGCTGGTCGTGCTCGCGGGCTGTGCCGCCATCGGGTCGACCGGCGACAGCGGGTCCGCCGCGACGCCGGCGGGCGACCTCGGGGTCGAGGCCGGCTACAGCTACGACGACCCGGTGTCGGTCACGGTCGACGATGGCCTCAACGCCTCCGAGCGCGACGCTGTCGTAGCCCGGGCGATGGCACGCATCGAGCGCATGCGCGGGCTGGAGTTCACCGAGTCGGTCAACGTCACCGTCATCTCGCGGGCGGAGTACCGCGAGGACCAGCCCTTCGGGACCAACGCGACCCACTCGCAGTGGAACAACCAGGTCTGGGAGGGCCTGTTCATCGTCGGCGAGGACCGCGACATCAGCGACGTGTTCAACGAGACCTACGGCGGGGCTGTCCTGGGGTACTACGAGCCCGGCAGCGGCGACATCGTCGTCGTCAGCGACAGCGAGACGCCGACGGTCGACCGCGACACGCTGGTCCACGAACTCGTCCACGCGCTGCAGGACCAGCGCTTCGGCCTCGACGAGAGCCCGGACACGCAGGACAGACAGCTCGCGCGCAACGGCGTCGTCGAGGGCGAAGCCTCCATCATCGAGGACCGCTACCGCGCGAACTGCGGCGAGTCCTGGGACTGCATCGAGTCGGTCCCGACCAGCGTCGCTGGTGGCGGCGTCGACCGCGGCCTGCTCGACGTCGTGCTGTACCCCTACGTCGTCGGCCCGACCTTCGTCGAGACCGTCCAGAACGACAGCGGCTGGGAGGCCATCGACTCGCTCCACGAGGACTACCCCGCGAGCACCGAGCAGGTCACCCGGCCGTCGCTGTTCCCCGGCGAGAAGCCGGTGAACGTCAGCGTTGCCGACCGCTCGAACCCGGAGTGGGACCGGTTCGACCACGACCCCGTCGCGGACACCGTCGGCCAGGCCTCGCTGTACGTCATGTTCGCCGACAACGGCGTCATCGCGAGCGGGAGCGGGCGCTACCAGCACCCGGCGACCGACGGCTGGGCCGGGGACGCGCTGGTACCCTACAGGAACGGCGACCAGTACGGCTACGTCTGGGAACTCGCCTGGGACACTCCCGAGGACGCCCGCGAGTTCGGCGAGGCCTACCGCGAGTTGCTGGGCCGGTTCGACGCGACCCGCGACGGGGACGTCTACACGGTTCCCGACTCCAGCACGTTCGGCGACGCCTTCCGGGTGACCCGCGACGGCACGCGGGTCCGCATCGTCAACGCGCCGACTGTCGACGCACTCTCCGCCATCGACGGGTGA
- a CDS encoding nicotinate phosphoribosyltransferase, which translates to MAAFDIVPESAIAEGRATDAYFDRTVEALEHAGKNPHVVAEVTMDQFPTGEWNVFAGVRDAASLLAGHAVDVDALAEGRLFDGGPVMRIEGPYLEFCRLETALLGFLSHPTGVATNALETRRAAPESLVLSFGTRHVHPSIAAMVERAALVGGLDGISNVAAGEVIGREAGGTMPHALVICFGRGNQEQAWRAFDEAVAEDVPRVALCDTYDDEVEETLRAVEAVEDLDSVRIDTTGSRRGDFRHILRELRWKLDARGHEDVGIFASGGIDPESIRDLRDVAEGFGVGSYVSNADPVDFALDIVEVDGEPAAKRGKLDGKKEVYRTPDGAHHVGLADRDGPADGDALLRPLVRDGDVVREFDVDAAAERAAIDAENVRFGEDPRDY; encoded by the coding sequence ATGGCTGCGTTCGACATCGTCCCCGAGTCGGCAATCGCCGAGGGTCGGGCGACTGATGCGTACTTCGACCGGACCGTGGAGGCCCTGGAACACGCGGGCAAGAACCCCCACGTCGTCGCCGAGGTGACGATGGACCAGTTCCCCACCGGCGAGTGGAACGTCTTCGCCGGTGTCCGGGACGCCGCGTCCCTGCTGGCGGGTCACGCCGTCGACGTCGACGCGCTGGCGGAGGGCCGCCTGTTCGACGGCGGCCCGGTCATGCGCATCGAGGGGCCGTACCTGGAGTTCTGTCGGCTTGAGACCGCGCTGCTCGGCTTCCTCTCGCACCCGACCGGCGTTGCGACGAACGCACTGGAGACGCGCCGGGCCGCGCCGGAGTCGCTCGTCCTCAGTTTCGGCACCCGCCACGTCCACCCATCCATCGCCGCGATGGTCGAGCGGGCGGCGCTTGTCGGCGGGCTGGACGGCATCTCGAACGTCGCCGCGGGCGAGGTCATCGGCCGCGAGGCCGGCGGGACGATGCCCCACGCGCTGGTCATCTGTTTCGGCCGGGGCAACCAGGAGCAGGCCTGGCGGGCCTTCGACGAGGCCGTCGCCGAGGACGTGCCCCGCGTCGCGCTGTGTGACACCTACGACGACGAGGTGGAGGAGACCCTGCGGGCCGTCGAGGCCGTCGAGGACCTCGACAGCGTGCGCATCGACACGACGGGGTCCCGCCGTGGCGACTTCCGGCACATCCTCCGGGAACTCCGCTGGAAGCTCGACGCGCGCGGCCACGAGGACGTCGGCATCTTCGCCAGCGGCGGCATCGACCCCGAGAGCATCCGTGACCTCCGGGACGTGGCCGAGGGCTTCGGCGTCGGCAGCTACGTCAGCAACGCCGACCCCGTCGACTTCGCGCTCGACATCGTCGAGGTCGACGGCGAACCCGCCGCCAAGCGGGGGAAACTCGACGGCAAGAAGGAGGTCTACCGGACCCCCGACGGCGCACACCACGTCGGCCTCGCGGACCGCGACGGTCCGGCAGACGGCGACGCCCTCCTGCGGCCGCTGGTCCGCGACGGCGACGTCGTCCGCGAGTTCGACGTCGACGCCGCGGCCGAACGGGCCGCTATCGACGCCGAGAACGTCCGCTTCGGGGAGGACCCACGGGATTATTGA
- a CDS encoding cysteine hydrolase family protein, with product MQLDTDSTAVVVVDMQNGFCHPEGSLYAPGSEDAIEPCGELVERAHDAGVPVVFTRDVHPPEQFEDAHYYDEFERWGEHVLEGSWEAELVAELEPAEEDLVVVKHTYDAFHQTQLEGWLEAHGIDDLVICGTLANVCVLHTAGSAGLRDYRPVLVEDAVGYIEEGHREYALDHADFLFGEVETLEAVDFA from the coding sequence ATGCAACTGGATACCGACTCGACGGCGGTCGTCGTCGTCGACATGCAGAACGGCTTCTGTCACCCGGAGGGGAGCCTCTACGCGCCGGGCAGCGAGGACGCAATCGAGCCCTGCGGCGAACTCGTCGAGCGCGCCCACGACGCGGGTGTGCCCGTCGTGTTCACCCGCGACGTCCACCCGCCCGAGCAGTTCGAGGACGCCCACTACTACGACGAGTTCGAGCGCTGGGGCGAGCACGTCCTGGAGGGCTCCTGGGAGGCGGAACTCGTCGCGGAACTGGAACCGGCCGAGGAGGACCTCGTGGTCGTGAAACACACCTACGACGCCTTCCACCAGACGCAACTGGAGGGGTGGCTGGAGGCCCACGGCATCGACGACCTGGTCATCTGCGGCACGCTGGCGAACGTCTGCGTCCTGCACACCGCCGGGAGCGCGGGGCTGCGCGACTACCGCCCGGTCCTCGTCGAGGACGCCGTCGGCTACATCGAGGAGGGCCACCGCGAGTACGCGCTCGACCACGCCGACTTCCTGTTCGGCGAGGTAGAGACGCTCGAAGCCGTGGACTTCGCGTGA
- a CDS encoding lipoyl protein ligase domain-containing protein, translated as MRVIRGRAGNVDADHDRTGAMVQRAVETGEPALRVWTPHRQVAFGRRDARTEGYDSARAAADRGGYPPVERDVGGRAVAFTGSTLAVVHADPGANRTAIQSRYEAATARYRRAFDSLGVDVRRGEPDASFCPGIHSLQATGKLAGLAQRVRRDVAVTAGVVVVRDDAAIADVLAPVYDALDVPFDPETVDSVAAAGGPSDPEAVADAIVDAYGGDDAAVERLRET; from the coding sequence ATGCGCGTCATCCGCGGCCGGGCCGGAAACGTCGACGCCGACCACGACCGGACCGGGGCGATGGTCCAGCGTGCCGTCGAGACCGGCGAGCCGGCGCTGCGGGTCTGGACGCCACACCGGCAGGTTGCCTTCGGTCGGCGCGACGCCCGAACGGAGGGGTACGACAGCGCACGCGCGGCCGCCGACCGGGGGGGCTACCCGCCCGTCGAACGCGATGTCGGCGGTCGCGCGGTCGCCTTCACCGGGTCGACGCTCGCAGTCGTTCACGCCGACCCCGGTGCCAACCGGACGGCAATCCAGTCCCGCTACGAGGCGGCGACGGCCCGCTACCGGCGGGCCTTCGATAGCCTCGGCGTCGACGTCCGCCGGGGCGAACCGGACGCCTCTTTCTGCCCGGGAATCCACTCGCTGCAGGCGACGGGCAAGCTCGCCGGCCTCGCCCAGCGGGTCCGCCGCGACGTCGCCGTCACTGCCGGCGTCGTGGTCGTCCGCGACGACGCGGCCATCGCCGACGTGCTCGCGCCGGTCTACGACGCGCTCGACGTTCCCTTCGACCCGGAGACGGTCGACAGCGTCGCCGCCGCGGGCGGTCCGTCGGACCCCGAGGCAGTCGCGGACGCCATCGTCGACGCCTACGGCGGGGACGACGCGGCAGTCGAGCGCCTCCGGGAGACTTAG
- a CDS encoding GNAT family N-acetyltransferase — MTPEFPDETVDDFPTPPREFTDAEDRDITVERAGDEAKDALFEMYLEFNPEDRAQGIPPTRDDAIQDWLDNVVMEDCLNVVAWHEGEAVGHAMLVPDNIGSYELAIFVLRAYQGAQIGTELVRSLLGWGQEEGIDKVWLTVERWNDPAVRLYEKVGFETTESQSFELEMGIRLG, encoded by the coding sequence ATGACACCAGAGTTTCCCGACGAGACTGTCGACGACTTTCCGACTCCCCCGCGGGAGTTCACTGACGCCGAGGACAGGGACATAACCGTCGAACGCGCCGGCGACGAGGCGAAAGACGCCCTCTTCGAGATGTACCTCGAGTTCAACCCCGAGGACAGGGCGCAGGGGATTCCGCCCACGCGCGACGACGCCATCCAGGACTGGCTGGACAACGTCGTGATGGAGGACTGCCTCAACGTCGTCGCCTGGCACGAGGGCGAGGCCGTCGGCCACGCGATGCTCGTCCCCGACAACATCGGCTCGTACGAACTCGCCATCTTCGTCCTCCGGGCGTACCAGGGCGCACAGATCGGCACCGAACTGGTCCGCTCGCTGCTCGGCTGGGGCCAGGAGGAGGGCATCGACAAGGTCTGGCTGACCGTCGAGCGGTGGAACGACCCCGCCGTCAGGCTCTACGAGAAGGTCGGATTCGAGACGACCGAGAGTCAGAGCTTCGAACTGGAGATGGGGATTCGACTCGGCTAG
- a CDS encoding NUDIX hydrolase produces the protein MDIRPLATDGVVLLDGEVLLMERSHDPHEGQWVLPGGIVERGETAAAACQREVAEEVGLSVEPIQFVGLYDAPGRDERGNVSAAYLCRPRTPGQSPEPREEARRVDTFDPTDLPETGFDHAAIVRDAVTP, from the coding sequence ATGGACATCCGCCCACTCGCGACAGACGGCGTGGTTCTCCTCGACGGCGAGGTCCTGCTCATGGAACGGAGCCACGACCCCCACGAGGGTCAGTGGGTCCTCCCCGGCGGTATCGTCGAGCGCGGCGAGACCGCCGCGGCCGCCTGCCAGCGCGAGGTCGCAGAGGAGGTCGGCCTCTCCGTCGAGCCGATTCAGTTCGTCGGCCTCTACGACGCGCCCGGGAGAGACGAACGTGGCAACGTCAGCGCGGCGTACCTCTGTCGTCCGCGGACCCCCGGCCAGTCCCCCGAGCCACGCGAGGAGGCACGCCGCGTCGACACCTTCGACCCGACGGACCTCCCCGAGACGGGCTTCGACCACGCCGCCATCGTCCGGGACGCTGTGACGCCCTGA
- a CDS encoding universal stress protein, producing MDIEIDLVLAPVDGSEEAERGVEYAIAIAERYGADMHLLHVLDQRVARGIETGDVSAETVADQHRAFTARIRDQLDDVHLSHSSAAGFSDQRLTQTPGSVILDAAEELDADFLVVPRESRMESESATLGKAALYVLEYASQPVLSV from the coding sequence ATGGATATCGAAATCGACCTCGTGCTCGCCCCGGTCGACGGCAGCGAGGAGGCAGAGCGCGGCGTCGAGTACGCGATCGCGATCGCCGAACGCTACGGTGCGGACATGCATCTCCTGCACGTTCTCGACCAGCGCGTCGCGCGCGGCATCGAAACGGGCGACGTCTCCGCCGAGACCGTCGCCGACCAGCACCGGGCGTTCACGGCCCGAATCCGCGACCAACTCGACGACGTCCACCTCTCGCACTCCTCTGCAGCCGGGTTCTCCGACCAGCGACTCACGCAGACGCCCGGCAGCGTCATCCTCGACGCTGCGGAGGAACTGGACGCCGACTTCCTCGTCGTCCCCCGTGAGTCCCGGATGGAATCGGAGAGCGCCACCCTCGGCAAGGCAGCGCTGTACGTCCTCGAGTACGCGAGCCAGCCGGTACTGTCCGTCTAG
- a CDS encoding GNAT family N-acetyltransferase, with the protein MNVRRYRPGDGEAVRRLHERVLRDAGTDPADIPHPEDIEDVRASYIEAGGEFLVVEDDGEIVAIGGLRVDGTEGELFRMRVAIDRQGEGIGSRLLDALETAARERGVETLHAETAQRQEKAVEFYPANGYEQVGTSPRGEYTLIAYEKDLTATA; encoded by the coding sequence GTGAACGTCCGCCGCTATCGGCCCGGCGACGGCGAGGCGGTCCGTCGCCTCCACGAGCGGGTGCTCCGCGACGCCGGCACCGACCCCGCAGACATCCCCCACCCGGAGGACATTGAGGACGTCCGGGCGTCGTACATCGAGGCCGGCGGCGAGTTCCTGGTCGTCGAGGACGACGGCGAAATCGTCGCCATCGGCGGCCTCCGAGTCGACGGGACCGAGGGCGAACTGTTCCGGATGCGCGTCGCCATCGACCGCCAGGGCGAGGGCATCGGGTCGAGACTGCTCGACGCGCTGGAGACGGCCGCCCGCGAGCGCGGCGTCGAGACGCTGCACGCGGAGACGGCACAGCGCCAGGAAAAGGCCGTCGAGTTCTACCCCGCCAACGGCTACGAACAGGTCGGGACGTCCCCGCGCGGCGAGTACACGCTCATCGCCTACGAGAAGGACCTGACAGCGACGGCGTAG
- a CDS encoding dihydroorotase: MLFQNATLADGRTRDVRVRGERIDAVGEDLEAGDERVVDASGKRLLPGMIDTHVHFREPAFSHKETWVTGSRSAAAGGVTTVVDQPNTDPPTVDGAAFDEKRDLAAQSLVDFGINGGVTPDWDPDELLARPLFALGEVFLADSTGDMGIDTDLFADALERATEAGVTVTVHAEDATAFNESARERTDADAWSAYRTARAEEVAVRRACHIADEVGTRIHIAHTSTPEGIDVASAAGMSCEVTPHHMLLSRNDLPELGTHGRMNPPLRREKRRQRVYDRVADGTVDMIATDHAPHTSEEKDASIWDAPSGVPGVETALPLLLAEARNGDLSYERVRDLTAANPADVFDLPDKGRIAEGNDADLVLVDTATTEPIRAAQLHTNCDWTPFEGWEAVFPEMTLVRGHVAYEREDAATETFGDHHGQCVRDQGDGSVDAAVSESEAGETPSDDTESDESPDSNPE; the protein is encoded by the coding sequence ATGCTCTTCCAGAACGCCACGCTCGCGGACGGCCGAACCCGGGACGTTCGGGTCCGCGGCGAGCGTATCGACGCCGTCGGCGAGGACCTGGAGGCCGGTGACGAGCGCGTCGTCGACGCCTCGGGCAAGCGGCTCCTGCCGGGGATGATAGACACCCACGTCCACTTTCGGGAACCCGCCTTCTCGCACAAGGAGACGTGGGTGACCGGCTCCCGTAGCGCCGCGGCCGGCGGCGTCACGACCGTCGTTGACCAACCCAACACCGACCCGCCGACGGTGGACGGCGCGGCCTTCGACGAGAAGCGCGACCTCGCTGCCCAGTCGCTCGTGGACTTCGGCATCAACGGCGGCGTCACGCCGGACTGGGACCCCGACGAACTGCTGGCCCGCCCGCTGTTCGCGCTCGGCGAGGTCTTCCTCGCGGACTCGACCGGCGACATGGGTATCGACACGGACCTCTTCGCGGACGCGCTCGAACGCGCGACCGAGGCGGGCGTGACGGTCACCGTCCACGCCGAAGACGCCACGGCGTTCAACGAGAGCGCCCGCGAGCGGACGGACGCTGACGCCTGGAGCGCCTACCGCACTGCCCGCGCCGAGGAGGTCGCTGTCCGCCGCGCCTGCCACATCGCCGACGAGGTGGGGACGCGCATCCACATCGCCCACACGTCGACGCCCGAAGGAATCGATGTCGCCAGCGCGGCGGGGATGTCCTGCGAGGTGACGCCCCACCACATGCTGCTCTCGCGCAACGACCTGCCGGAACTGGGCACCCACGGCCGGATGAACCCGCCGCTGCGGCGAGAGAAGCGCCGCCAGCGCGTCTACGACCGCGTCGCCGACGGGACGGTCGACATGATAGCCACCGACCACGCGCCACACACCAGCGAGGAGAAGGACGCGAGCATCTGGGACGCGCCGAGCGGCGTCCCCGGCGTCGAGACGGCCCTGCCGTTGCTACTCGCGGAGGCACGCAACGGCGACCTCTCCTACGAGCGGGTCCGGGACCTCACCGCCGCGAACCCCGCCGACGTCTTCGACCTGCCGGACAAGGGCCGCATCGCCGAGGGCAACGACGCCGACCTCGTGCTGGTCGACACCGCGACGACCGAGCCTATCCGTGCCGCGCAGTTGCACACCAACTGCGACTGGACGCCCTTCGAGGGCTGGGAGGCCGTCTTCCCGGAGATGACGCTCGTCCGGGGCCACGTCGCCTACGAGCGCGAGGACGCCGCGACCGAGACCTTCGGCGACCACCACGGGCAGTGCGTCCGCGACCAGGGGGACGGGTCGGTCGACGCCGCTGTTTCGGAGTCAGAAGCGGGGGAGACGCCCTCGGATGACACCGAATCCGACGAGAGTCCGGACTCGAACCCGGAATGA
- a CDS encoding iron transporter — translation MRRRQFLAAGVAGLSAATAGCSGFFETATTRTPPLVENRPEAVYVPTHVEGMEMAGMASSGRYRFALTYSFPHRFWLVTGDRVRQVAIEDEQTVHLMLTAWDSETGTVIPSSSASVTATKEGETVVSNKQLWPMLSQNMGVHFGDNVALDGDGTYEVQVTFGPVETRRAGALAGALADRAEPTFTLEFSQSELDEVSYERLPDRQGERAAVDPMPMEMVPSGQLPAAEALPGTLLATGRGVGETGDGMFAITTLDSPPEGVDGEGTYLAVSARTPYNRYPLPFMSLAATLSKDGETVSDGDLTETLHPDLGYHYGAVVDSVPSQTTADIAVDAPPQIARHEGYETAFVDMDGISLTV, via the coding sequence ATGAGACGACGGCAGTTCCTCGCGGCCGGCGTCGCCGGGTTGTCCGCGGCGACGGCAGGCTGTAGCGGCTTCTTCGAGACGGCGACGACGCGGACCCCGCCGCTGGTAGAGAACAGGCCCGAAGCGGTGTACGTCCCGACCCACGTCGAGGGGATGGAGATGGCGGGGATGGCCTCCAGCGGCCGCTACCGGTTCGCGCTCACCTACAGCTTCCCGCATCGCTTCTGGCTGGTCACCGGTGACCGGGTCCGGCAGGTCGCCATCGAGGACGAGCAGACGGTCCACCTGATGCTCACCGCCTGGGACAGCGAGACGGGGACGGTCATCCCCAGTTCCAGCGCCAGCGTCACCGCGACGAAAGAGGGCGAGACGGTGGTCTCGAACAAGCAACTCTGGCCGATGCTCTCCCAGAACATGGGCGTCCACTTCGGCGACAACGTCGCGCTGGACGGCGACGGCACCTACGAGGTCCAGGTCACCTTCGGCCCCGTCGAGACCCGGCGCGCCGGTGCGCTGGCCGGCGCGCTCGCCGACCGCGCGGAGCCGACGTTCACGCTGGAGTTCAGCCAGTCGGAACTCGACGAGGTGTCCTACGAACGCCTCCCCGACCGGCAGGGCGAGCGCGCTGCCGTGGACCCGATGCCGATGGAGATGGTCCCCTCCGGCCAGCTTCCGGCCGCCGAGGCCCTGCCGGGCACCCTGCTGGCGACGGGTCGGGGCGTGGGGGAAACCGGCGACGGCATGTTCGCCATCACGACGCTGGACTCCCCCCCGGAGGGCGTCGACGGCGAGGGGACCTACCTCGCCGTCTCCGCGCGGACGCCGTACAACCGCTACCCGCTCCCCTTTATGTCCCTCGCTGCTACGCTCTCGAAAGACGGCGAGACGGTCTCCGACGGCGACCTCACCGAGACGCTGCACCCCGACCTGGGCTATCACTACGGGGCTGTCGTCGACAGCGTCCCCTCGCAGACCACGGCAGACATCGCCGTCGACGCGCCGCCCCAGATCGCCCGTCACGAGGGCTACGAGACGGCGTTCGTCGACATGGACGGCATCTCGCTGACGGTCTGA